CCGTTCGCCGCGCCGGCCCGCGCCATCGAGGAGCTTCTTCCGGGCGCGTCCGCCGGGCCGAATGCCCGGGCGGGCAAGATCACGCTCCTGCTTCCTTCCTGCGGCCGCGTCCCTCAGCCCTCGCGGTCGCTCTTATGGGATGCCCCCGCATCCAAAAAAATCATTTTGCGCGAATGGGAAGTGCCGGCGCTGCTCTTCGAACCGGCCGCGGCGCCGATCGTCCTCACCGGCCTGGCCGCGCGGGAGGACGGAGGGCGGCGGACCGAGCCCGGCGCCGACGCGCGCTTCTGGCGCGCCGCCGCCCGCTTCGCGCTCGAACTGCTCGCCGGCCAGCGCTTCCGGCCCGTCCTATTAAAAGAAGACGGTCGGTGGTCCGCCCGCTGGCGGCCGATACTCGATTCGCCCGATGAGCAAGCCCGTCTGGAATCCCTCGCCGCGGCGATGCCCTCCGCCGCCCGTTGCGCGATCCGCTCCGGGAAGGAGCCGCTTCCCGCGCGCGGACGGCGGGCGTTGCTCGCGGATTTCCTGGATGCGTCCGTCGATGCCTTCGTCCGCGTTACCGCACATCCGCCGCGTTTGAGTGCGGGCGTGCGCGCAACCCCCGCCGGGCGCTGGCTGGCCGCGCTTGCCGCGCCCGATTCCAATGCCGACCTGCCCGATGAATTCGTCGAAGACTACCGCGCCTGGGATAGGTTGGAGGAGCGGCGCGAGGGGGATTTCCGACTGTGCTTCCGGCTCGATCCGCCCGGGGCGAAAGAATCGGACGGAATGACCGTTCCCGATCCCCGCGCCCGCGATTGGAAATTGCGCTACTTCCTCCAGGCCGGCGACGACGTCAGCCTGCTCGTGCCCGCGTCCGAGGTGTGGCGGGCGCGCGGGTCCGCCCTAAGGTTCCTCAACCGCCGCTTCGATGCGCCGCAGGAGCGGATGCTCGCCGGCTTGGGAAGCGCCGCCCGCGTCTTCCCGCCGATTGAATCCAGCCTGCGCGCGGCGCGGCCCGAAGCCTGCCGGCTCGACGCGCAATCCGCGTATTCCTTCATCCGCGAAACCGCTCTGCTCCTGCAATCCTCCGGGTTCGGCGTGCTCCTGCCCGGCATCGGCGCGAAAGCCGGCCTGCGCCTCCGACTGCGGCCGGCCCGAAACGCGAAAGCGCCGGCGGGCGGAACGGGCGGGCTCTCGATGGCGAATGTGATCGCCTTCGATTGGGAGCTGGCCCTCGGCGGGCAGGTCCTCTCGCGCGAAGAGTTCGAGCGGCTGGCCGAATTGAAAATCCCCCTGGTGCGGATCCGCGGTCAATGGGCCGAGGTGCGGCCGGACCTGCTGGAAAAGGCATCCGCATTTTTATCAGCCCGGGAGGAGGGCGGAGGGCTCTCGCTGGCCGACGCGCTGCGGACCGCCCTCGCGCCCGAGACGGCCGGGCTGGCGGTGGAAAGCGTGCAGGCCGAGGGCTGGCTGGCGGAATTGCTCGGCAGGCTCGGCGGCGGGGAGAAGATGGAGCCGCTGGCGGCGCCGGCCGGGTTCGCGGGGACTCTGCGGCCGTATCAATCCGCCGGGCTCTCGTGGCTGGCGTTCCTCGGCCGGTTCGGGCTCGGCGCCTGCCTGGCGGACGACATGGGCCTGGGGAAGACTCCCCAGGCGATCGCCTACCTGTTGCACCGGCGTTCCGGCGGCGGCCGCCGCCCGCCCGCGCTCGTCGTCTGCCCGACCTCGGTGGTGGGCAACTGGGAGCATGAGCTGGCCCGGTTCGCCCCCGGGCTGAAGGTTCTCGTCCACCATGGGACCGGACGCGGGCGCGAATCCTTCGCCCGCGAGGCGGCCGGCCGCGACGTTGTCGTCACCTCTTATGCGCTGTTGCACCGCGATTCCGCCCGAATGCGGGAAGTGGAATGGGGCGAAGTGATCCTCGACGAGGCGCAGAACATCAAGAACCCCGGCACCCGCCAGGCCGCGGCCGCGCGGGCTCTGCGCGCCGGGCACCGCCTGGCGCTCACCGGCACGCCGCTCGAAAACCGGCTCGCCGAATTGTGGAGCATCTTCCAGTTCCTCAACCCGGGCTGGCTTGGGTCGCAGGAATCCTTCCAGCGCAGTTTTGCCCGGCCGATCGAACGGATGGGGGATTCCGAATCCGCCCGGCGCCTGAGGCTGTTATCCTCTCCGTTCATCCTCCGCCGGGTCAAAACCGACCGCAGCATTATCTCCGACCTCCCGCCCAAGAACGAAATGAAGGTGTTCTGCAGCCTGACCCGCGAGCAGGCGACTCTCTACCGGGCGGTGGTGGCGGATTCGCTCCGCGCGATCGAGGGCGCCGAGGGGATCGGCCGGAGGGGGGCGATCCTGGCCGCGCTGACCGCGATGAAGCAGGTGTGCAACCATCCGGCCCACTTCCTGGGCGACGGCAGCGCGCTCCCGGGCCGCTCCGGCAAGCTCGAGCGGTTAGTGGAGATGCTCGAGGAGGTTCTGGCGGTGGGGGAGCGGGCGCTGATCTTCACCCAGTTCGCCGAGATGGGCGGCCTGCTGCGGGCGCACCTGCAGGAAACGCTCGGCGCGGAAACGCTGTTCTTGTGCGGGGCGGTGCGGGCTGCGGAGCGGACGAAGATGATCGCGCGCTTCCAAGAGGATCCGCGCGGCCCGCCGCTGTTCGTCCTCTCGCTCAA
This Anaerolineales bacterium DNA region includes the following protein-coding sequences:
- a CDS encoding DEAD/DEAH box helicase, with the translated sequence MIILHAVWLPETARCGARLALWAETGRGAGAPRRVRGKAHPFAAPARAIEELLPGASAGPNARAGKITLLLPSCGRVPQPSRSLLWDAPASKKIILREWEVPALLFEPAAAPIVLTGLAAREDGGRRTEPGADARFWRAAARFALELLAGQRFRPVLLKEDGRWSARWRPILDSPDEQARLESLAAAMPSAARCAIRSGKEPLPARGRRALLADFLDASVDAFVRVTAHPPRLSAGVRATPAGRWLAALAAPDSNADLPDEFVEDYRAWDRLEERREGDFRLCFRLDPPGAKESDGMTVPDPRARDWKLRYFLQAGDDVSLLVPASEVWRARGSALRFLNRRFDAPQERMLAGLGSAARVFPPIESSLRAARPEACRLDAQSAYSFIRETALLLQSSGFGVLLPGIGAKAGLRLRLRPARNAKAPAGGTGGLSMANVIAFDWELALGGQVLSREEFERLAELKIPLVRIRGQWAEVRPDLLEKASAFLSAREEGGGLSLADALRTALAPETAGLAVESVQAEGWLAELLGRLGGGEKMEPLAAPAGFAGTLRPYQSAGLSWLAFLGRFGLGACLADDMGLGKTPQAIAYLLHRRSGGGRRPPALVVCPTSVVGNWEHELARFAPGLKVLVHHGTGRGRESFAREAAGRDVVVTSYALLHRDSARMREVEWGEVILDEAQNIKNPGTRQAAAARALRAGHRLALTGTPLENRLAELWSIFQFLNPGWLGSQESFQRSFARPIERMGDSESARRLRLLSSPFILRRVKTDRSIISDLPPKNEMKVFCSLTREQATLYRAVVADSLRAIEGAEGIGRRGAILAALTAMKQVCNHPAHFLGDGSALPGRSGKLERLVEMLEEVLAVGERALIFTQFAEMGGLLRAHLQETLGAETLFLCGAVRAAERTKMIARFQEDPRGPPLFVLSLKAGGTGVNLTRANHVFHFDRWWNPAVENQATDRAFRIGQSRAVQVHKLMCAGTVEERIDEMIERKRKLADEIVGAGEGWITEMTAEQLRELFVLRGGAAD